One window of Methanothermobacter tenebrarum genomic DNA carries:
- the idsA gene encoding short chain isoprenyl diphosphate synthase IdsA, which translates to METLGEYSKLINPKLEEILADITPESLYRASMHLISAGGKKIRPTLALLSCQAVGGEIEDAINVATAIELIHTFSLIHDDIMDKDEMRRGQPAVHVLWGESMAILAGDILFSKAFESALKAKVDELSYKRVTNALSTITDSCIKICEGQALDMGFEGNFKVKEEEYLEMIYKKTAALISAATRSGAIMGGGTHEEVEALGEYGKLIGLAFQIHDDYLDIAGNEKTLGKPIGSDIAEGKMTILTVKTLEKASKEDREKLIGILESKNQKGVNEAIEIFKKYETIEYAHRLAQEYTKRAKEKLKILEESQPKKLLEELADFIIERKH; encoded by the coding sequence ATGGAGACACTTGGAGAATACTCCAAGCTCATAAACCCAAAACTAGAGGAAATATTAGCTGATATAACACCCGAGAGCCTATACAGGGCATCAATGCACCTTATAAGTGCCGGGGGCAAGAAGATCAGACCAACACTAGCCCTCCTCAGCTGCCAGGCCGTAGGCGGTGAAATAGAGGATGCGATAAACGTTGCAACAGCCATAGAACTAATACACACATTCTCACTAATACATGATGATATCATGGACAAGGACGAGATGAGAAGAGGCCAACCCGCAGTCCACGTACTCTGGGGGGAATCAATGGCAATACTCGCAGGTGACATATTATTCTCCAAGGCCTTCGAAAGCGCCTTAAAGGCTAAGGTCGATGAACTATCATACAAGCGCGTTACAAATGCACTATCAACCATCACAGACTCTTGTATAAAAATATGTGAAGGACAGGCACTGGACATGGGCTTCGAAGGAAACTTCAAAGTCAAGGAAGAAGAATACCTTGAGATGATATACAAGAAGACAGCAGCACTAATATCAGCCGCTACAAGATCGGGGGCGATAATGGGTGGGGGCACTCACGAAGAAGTCGAAGCATTAGGAGAATATGGGAAACTGATAGGATTAGCATTCCAAATCCACGACGATTACCTGGACATAGCAGGAAACGAAAAAACCCTGGGAAAACCCATAGGAAGCGACATAGCAGAGGGAAAAATGACAATACTCACAGTGAAAACCTTGGAAAAAGCCTCAAAAGAGGACAGGGAAAAACTGATAGGAATACTAGAATCTAAAAACCAGAAGGGCGTTAATGAGGCCATAGAGATCTTCAAAAAATATGAAACAATCGAATACGCCCACAGACTAGCCCAAGAATACACAAAAAGGGCCAAGGAAAAACTCAAAATACTAGAAGAATCACAGCCAAAAAAACTCCTAGAAGAACTAGCAGACTTTATAATAGAGAGAAAACATTAA
- a CDS encoding RNase J family beta-CASP ribonuclease, whose amino-acid sequence MTVEIIAIGGYEEVGKNMSAVKINDDIVIFDMGIHLDRVHVHEDTDIARMHSLDLIERGVIPDDTLMKEVNGKVRAIVFTHGHLDHIGGVAKLAHRYNAPIIGTPYTIALIEHIIKSERKFKVPNRLEVLNAGEKCQLSADMTLEFINATHSIPQSVIAALHTPEGIIVYGLDFKFDDHQIISPPPDYHRLKELGRKGVLALIVETTRVADSEEVKTPSEKVARIILEDMMKRPLEEKSAMIVTTFSSHIERIQAISDIAKKSNRQILLLGRSMERYCSLAESMGILKLPENASIFGSPKSVNRALARAEANRENYLLVTTGHQGEPDALLPRIANGKTQFNVKRGDNIIISAPVIPNPMNIANRNLMEKRLISSGARIYTNAHVSGHAGKEDHRDFLRMLNPVHVIPAHGDIYMLSAYAELAEEEGYRLGNDIHILRNGQAQVFNGGI is encoded by the coding sequence TTGACCGTGGAGATCATCGCCATCGGAGGCTACGAAGAAGTCGGGAAAAACATGTCAGCAGTCAAAATAAACGACGACATAGTAATATTCGACATGGGAATACACCTAGACAGGGTACATGTACATGAGGATACCGACATTGCAAGAATGCACAGCCTAGACCTCATAGAAAGGGGTGTTATACCAGATGACACACTCATGAAGGAAGTTAACGGGAAAGTAAGGGCAATAGTATTCACCCACGGACACCTAGACCATATCGGTGGAGTGGCCAAACTAGCCCACCGTTACAATGCACCCATAATAGGGACACCCTACACGATAGCACTAATAGAACACATAATAAAATCAGAGAGGAAATTCAAGGTCCCCAATAGGTTAGAGGTTCTGAATGCTGGTGAAAAATGCCAACTATCAGCTGACATGACACTGGAGTTCATAAATGCTACACATAGCATACCCCAGTCAGTAATAGCAGCCCTACACACCCCAGAGGGTATAATAGTATATGGCTTGGATTTCAAATTCGACGACCACCAGATAATATCACCACCACCAGATTACCATCGCCTAAAGGAACTAGGACGTAAAGGCGTGCTGGCATTAATAGTGGAGACGACAAGAGTAGCCGACTCAGAGGAGGTTAAAACACCATCTGAGAAGGTTGCAAGGATAATACTAGAGGATATGATGAAAAGACCATTAGAAGAAAAATCCGCCATGATAGTAACCACATTCTCATCACACATAGAACGTATACAGGCTATAAGTGACATAGCAAAAAAGAGCAACCGGCAAATACTTCTACTTGGAAGATCAATGGAAAGATACTGCAGCCTAGCAGAATCCATGGGGATCCTGAAACTGCCGGAAAATGCGAGCATATTCGGAAGTCCCAAATCAGTTAACAGGGCCCTTGCAAGGGCGGAGGCCAACAGAGAAAATTACCTGCTCGTGACAACAGGACACCAGGGCGAACCAGACGCCCTACTACCCAGGATAGCTAATGGCAAAACACAATTCAATGTAAAAAGGGGAGACAACATCATCATATCCGCACCAGTCATACCAAATCCAATGAATATAGCAAACCGCAACCTCATGGAGAAAAGACTCATATCAAGTGGGGCGAGGATTTATACAAATGCCCACGTATCAGGGCATGCCGGTAAGGAGGATCATAGGGACTTCCTGAGGATGCTCAACCCAGTCCATGTAATCCCAGCCCACGGCGACATTTACATGCTATCAGCATATGCCGAACTCGCAGAAGAAGAAGGTTACAGGTTGGGTAATGACATCCACATACTAAGGAATGGACAGGCCCAAGTTTTCAATGGAGGGATATGA
- the fni gene encoding type 2 isopentenyl-diphosphate Delta-isomerase, translating into MISDRKLEHILLCTHYDVEYKKDTGFKDVELVHNALTQVDSEEIDLSIKLLGKELKSPIMITAITGGHPLAYNINRALARAAEELGIGLGVGSQRAGIEDPSLEATYTIAREEAPTTLLIGNIGAPQLEYAEAAVDMIDADALAIHLNPLQESIQPGGDINSSGLIDSIKRIVENIKVPVMVKETGAGICAEDALRLEEIGVAAIDVAGAGGTSWAAVETYRAEEKHLGRLYWDWGIPTAASTVEVAQTVKIPVIASGGIRSGLDAAKAIALGADAVGIALPVLKGAQKGYREVVNVIRRFNKSLKVAMYLVGAQNIEELKKAPIVIKGETRTWLHERGFNTSKYARRQRY; encoded by the coding sequence ACACACTATGATGTAGAATACAAGAAAGATACAGGATTCAAGGATGTGGAACTCGTACACAATGCATTAACCCAGGTCGACTCTGAGGAGATTGATTTGAGCATAAAATTACTCGGAAAAGAACTGAAATCACCCATAATGATAACAGCCATAACAGGGGGCCATCCTCTGGCCTACAATATAAACAGGGCACTTGCAAGGGCGGCTGAAGAACTTGGTATAGGATTGGGGGTTGGAAGCCAAAGGGCGGGTATAGAGGATCCTTCACTGGAGGCCACTTATACTATTGCAAGGGAGGAAGCGCCAACAACACTCCTGATAGGGAATATTGGAGCGCCCCAGCTAGAATATGCAGAGGCTGCAGTGGATATGATAGACGCGGACGCCCTGGCAATCCACTTAAACCCCCTCCAGGAGTCTATACAACCAGGGGGTGACATAAATTCCAGTGGACTGATAGACTCTATCAAGAGGATAGTGGAGAATATAAAAGTGCCGGTAATGGTAAAGGAGACCGGTGCGGGTATATGTGCAGAGGACGCCCTCAGATTAGAGGAGATTGGAGTAGCAGCTATAGATGTTGCAGGGGCTGGTGGGACCAGCTGGGCTGCCGTTGAAACCTATAGGGCCGAGGAAAAACATCTTGGGAGATTGTACTGGGATTGGGGCATACCCACGGCCGCGAGTACTGTGGAGGTTGCGCAGACGGTTAAAATACCCGTGATAGCATCGGGTGGGATAAGAAGCGGATTAGACGCTGCCAAGGCCATAGCACTAGGAGCTGATGCTGTTGGGATAGCCCTACCAGTCCTTAAAGGGGCTCAGAAGGGCTACAGGGAGGTTGTCAATGTAATAAGGAGGTTCAACAAATCCCTGAAAGTGGCAATGTACCTGGTGGGCGCCCAGAACATAGAAGAACTTAAAAAAGCCCCAATAGTGATAAAAGGCGAAACAAGAACTTGGTTGCATGAAAGGGGCTTTAACACGTCAAAATATGCGAGGAGGCAACGATATTGA